A single genomic interval of Chroicocephalus ridibundus chromosome 23, bChrRid1.1, whole genome shotgun sequence harbors:
- the LOC134526658 gene encoding uncharacterized protein LOC134526658, producing MRFNKDKRRALYLGRKNVRHWCRLGGDLLESSSEEKDLGVLVDSQLSMSQRCALVAKKAKGILGCIGKSVASRSGEVFLPLYSALVRPQLEYCVQLWAPQFKRDTELLERVQRRATKMMEGLEHLPYEERLRELGLFSLEKRRPRGDLINVDKYLKGGFKEDEARLFSVVPSDRRRGDGHKLEHRKFPSNMRKNFFTVRVTERWNGLPREGAESPSLETFKSRLDAALSDVLWAILL from the coding sequence atgaggttcaacaaggacaagcgtagggccctgtacctggggaggaagaacgtCAGACACTGGTGTAGGTTAGGgggggacctgctggaaagcagttctgaagaaaaggacctgggggtcttggtagacagtcaattatccatgagccagcgatgtgcccttgtcgccaagaaggccaagggaattctgggctgcatagggaagagtgtggccagcaggtccggGGAGGtctttctccccctctactctgccctggtgaggccacaactggaatactgtgtccagctctgggctccccagttcaagagagacacggaactactggagagagtccagcggagggcaacaaagatgatggagggattggagcatctcccttatgaggaaaggctgagagagctgggactctttagcctggagaagagaaggccgaggggagaccttattaacgttgacaagtatctaaagggtgggtttaaggaggatgaagccaggctcttttcagtggttcccagtgacaggaggaggggtgatgggcacaagctggaacataggaagttcccatcaaatatgaggaaaaacttctttacggtgagggtgacggagcgctggaacgggctgcccagggagggtgcggagtccccttctctggagactttcaagagccgcctggacgcagccctgagtgatgtgctctgggcaatcctgctttag